A genome region from Trichocoleus sp. FACHB-46 includes the following:
- a CDS encoding response regulator produces the protein MRLLLSGISVLVVDDNLETLELFDLFLTQSGATVATAITVETALKTMKEFFPDILITDLKLPDGNGYALLDLVRNLQSGSSKVIPAIAVTGYSTRLAAPSDSQGAVSFGFQKFLVKPVNIDELLATIAELTRSAAQGVHPI, from the coding sequence ATGAGGCTCCTCTTGAGTGGCATCTCAGTTCTCGTGGTTGACGATAATCTTGAAACGTTAGAGCTGTTTGATTTGTTTTTAACTCAGTCGGGAGCAACAGTCGCTACAGCAATTACAGTGGAAACAGCTCTCAAGACGATGAAAGAGTTTTTTCCAGATATTCTAATTACAGACCTCAAGTTACCCGATGGCAACGGTTATGCTCTGCTCGACCTGGTTAGAAACCTTCAGTCGGGTTCATCCAAGGTAATTCCAGCGATCGCGGTAACTGGGTATAGTACTCGACTTGCCGCACCTAGTGACAGTCAAGGGGCAGTATCATTCGGGTTTCAAAAGTTCTTGGTCAAACCCGTCAATATTGATGAGTTACTGGCCACGATCGCTGAACTCACCAGGAGTGCAGCTCAAGGGGTCCATCCTATCTGA
- a CDS encoding DUF433 domain-containing protein: MASAWFVLTLIEAGWSQEDMAKNYSSIQPETIAAVFQWYEEQQNLKAVLDALREVH, translated from the coding sequence ATCGCATCTGCGTGGTTTGTCCTGACTTTAATTGAAGCGGGATGGAGTCAGGAAGACATGGCCAAGAATTACTCCAGCATTCAACCTGAGACAATCGCGGCAGTGTTTCAGTGGTACGAGGAACAGCAGAATTTGAAGGCGGTTCTTGATGCCTTGCGTGAGGTCCATTAG
- a CDS encoding chemotaxis protein CheB gives MSPDSSEQPTFELTGEEIEAAFPIVGVAASAGGLAAFTQLLSHLPTDTGMAFVLIQHLAPDHESLLTEILARTTQLPVHEVQDGTTVEPNQVYVIPPNTKMVLSEGVLQLSPREKVLGKYMPGDAFFASLAADRGHKAIAVVLSGGDGDGSLGLKAIKAAGGITFAQCEDTAQFDSMPNTAVATGNVDFVLPPAKIAEELANLSRNPIMARLMPPILTELSPPPTDALTTIFALLQSKTGVDFSRYKTNTVDRRIQRRMLLYKLERLEDYVTYLQVHPAEIKALYEEILIHVTSFFRDPEAFELLKKQVFPTITQNKSNDRSIRIWIAGCSTGEEVYSIAICLLEFLADQNIQPPIQIFATDISDVAIDKARAGIYTENQMVDVSAARRCRFFYALEGDRFQISKAVRELCVFAHQNLGSDPPFCNLDLVSCRNVLIYLGDALQKQIMPIFHYSLNPTGFLLLGNSESTGQASDLFTLVEKKHKLYTRKPAATRSPLSFAPSRHPIAKVSDRTSQVLAGRPPLPAPTEEFDLDQKVDHLIANHYAPVGAVLDHKMQVLQLRGEVDRYLKLVSGVVNLNLFNLVRDGLLVELRAAVYQAQRQEMPITRNGLRLEEGDRSRVVNLQVIPFKVPITEERRFLVLFEDAPPASPPNSVNSDIPQGALEQENARLRQELDAANQERAATQEYLQAIIQEQEHTNQDLKVANEEILSSNEELQSTNEELETAKEEIQATNEELSTTNEELRSRNAEMHQVNNDLTNLLASINIPILMLTHDLRVRRFTPMAQRLFNFIPTDTGRPLSDIRTNLQVPDLDQLILEVLETLSVKELEVQTQEDHWYMLRIRPYRTTENQIDGVVLVLLDIDALKRSASTLEAARNYAEAIVETVQVPLLVLESDFRVTQANRAFYKTFQMVPPKTVQVLLFDLGNGHWNIPGLQALLEDILINDTSLQNFEVKHDFERIGPKVMLLNGWKIVQDGEAQQILLSVEDITERKQFEAERSQLLNQEQSARQEAEAANRAKDEFLSNLSHELRNPLNTMLGWAQVLRNRQLDQSTVTRALEVIERSARAQSQLIEDMLDISRITSGKLHLNTQSLDLASVVGGAIESVQLTAEGKAIQIVSQLKAATIVGDRGRLQQVLWNLLANAIKFTPSGGQVEIKLAPVQTHAEIQVSDTGQGIEAELLPYVFERFRQGDASTTKGSQGLGLGLAIVRHIVELHGGTVQAESSGKGQGTTMIVRFPLQTTIPFGNPVTSPEARLMPLELTSSSYSEPTVAEPSAAINQEVLLLAGLHVLVVDDEVDILDLMKYLLEGVGAQVVGVTSVREAISVLVAYPSGYDVLLSDIGMPEEDGLSLIRQVRELDTVTGGQIPAAAITAYVSDRERQQAIDAGFQMHLAKPVDSTQLISMVASLAGRVGDQSMSSSEAR, from the coding sequence ATGTCTCCTGACTCTTCTGAGCAACCGACGTTTGAACTGACTGGAGAGGAGATCGAGGCAGCCTTTCCCATCGTGGGAGTTGCAGCCTCTGCAGGAGGTTTAGCAGCCTTTACCCAATTGCTGAGCCATCTACCCACCGACACGGGGATGGCATTTGTGCTGATTCAGCATTTAGCTCCAGATCATGAGAGTTTGCTGACCGAGATTCTGGCTAGAACGACACAGCTGCCAGTCCACGAAGTACAGGACGGCACAACCGTCGAGCCAAACCAGGTTTATGTGATTCCACCCAACACCAAAATGGTTCTCTCTGAAGGGGTGCTGCAACTATCGCCCCGTGAGAAAGTGTTGGGTAAATATATGCCAGGAGATGCCTTTTTTGCCTCGTTGGCAGCGGATCGCGGACATAAGGCGATCGCTGTTGTGTTGTCGGGAGGCGATGGCGACGGTTCTCTGGGATTAAAAGCCATTAAGGCAGCGGGTGGCATCACCTTTGCTCAGTGTGAAGACACGGCCCAATTTGACAGTATGCCCAACACAGCCGTGGCTACGGGGAATGTCGATTTTGTGCTACCGCCTGCCAAAATTGCTGAGGAACTAGCAAACTTGAGCCGCAACCCGATCATGGCTCGCCTCATGCCACCCATTTTGACGGAGTTATCACCCCCACCCACTGATGCCCTAACGACAATTTTTGCCCTGTTGCAATCCAAAACAGGTGTTGATTTTAGCCGCTACAAGACAAACACGGTTGATCGGCGGATTCAGCGACGCATGCTGTTGTATAAGCTGGAACGGTTGGAGGACTATGTCACGTACCTGCAAGTGCATCCAGCTGAAATCAAGGCACTGTACGAAGAAATATTAATCCACGTCACCAGCTTTTTCCGCGATCCGGAAGCCTTCGAACTCCTAAAAAAGCAAGTTTTTCCAACGATTACACAAAACAAGTCTAACGACAGGTCGATTCGGATCTGGATCGCGGGCTGTTCGACAGGTGAAGAAGTTTATTCGATCGCCATCTGCTTGTTAGAGTTTTTGGCAGATCAAAATATCCAACCCCCGATCCAGATTTTTGCCACTGATATCAGCGATGTGGCGATCGACAAAGCCAGAGCAGGCATCTATACAGAAAACCAGATGGTGGACGTGTCAGCCGCGCGTCGTTGTCGCTTTTTCTATGCTTTGGAGGGAGACAGATTTCAAATTAGTAAGGCTGTGCGTGAACTCTGTGTGTTTGCCCATCAAAATTTGGGCAGCGATCCGCCATTCTGTAATCTCGATCTGGTGAGCTGCCGCAATGTGCTGATCTATTTGGGAGATGCGCTGCAAAAGCAAATTATGCCCATTTTTCATTACAGCCTTAACCCGACTGGCTTTCTACTCCTCGGTAACTCAGAGAGCACGGGTCAAGCTTCAGACCTGTTTACTTTGGTCGAGAAAAAACACAAACTTTATACTAGGAAGCCAGCTGCAACTCGTTCCCCACTTTCGTTTGCCCCCAGTCGCCATCCGATTGCGAAGGTCAGCGATCGCACTAGCCAAGTTTTAGCAGGTCGCCCACCTCTGCCCGCGCCGACAGAGGAGTTTGACCTCGATCAAAAGGTCGATCATCTGATTGCCAATCATTACGCTCCTGTGGGAGCCGTGCTCGATCATAAGATGCAGGTGCTGCAACTCCGAGGAGAGGTGGATCGCTACTTGAAACTCGTCTCTGGCGTTGTGAACCTCAACCTCTTTAACTTAGTGAGGGACGGTTTGCTGGTCGAACTCCGGGCTGCGGTTTACCAAGCGCAACGACAGGAGATGCCCATCACCAGAAATGGACTCCGCTTAGAAGAAGGCGATCGCTCCAGAGTAGTCAATCTTCAAGTGATTCCCTTCAAGGTGCCGATTACGGAAGAACGCCGCTTTTTAGTCCTCTTTGAAGACGCACCACCCGCTAGCCCACCGAATTCCGTCAATTCAGATATTCCCCAGGGAGCGCTAGAGCAGGAGAATGCACGACTCAGGCAAGAGCTAGACGCGGCGAATCAGGAACGAGCCGCCACTCAAGAGTATTTGCAGGCCATCATTCAAGAGCAGGAGCATACCAATCAAGACCTCAAAGTTGCCAATGAAGAAATTTTGTCGAGCAATGAGGAGTTGCAAAGCACCAACGAAGAGTTAGAAACGGCCAAAGAAGAAATTCAAGCCACGAATGAAGAACTTAGTACCACGAATGAAGAACTCCGAAGCCGCAATGCAGAAATGCACCAGGTCAACAACGATCTGACCAATTTGTTGGCGAGCATCAACATCCCGATTTTGATGTTGACTCACGACTTACGGGTTCGTCGCTTCACGCCCATGGCACAGCGATTATTCAACTTTATTCCCACCGACACGGGACGACCGTTGAGTGATATTAGAACCAACCTCCAGGTTCCAGACTTAGACCAGCTGATTTTAGAAGTGCTGGAGACGCTCAGCGTCAAGGAACTGGAAGTGCAAACCCAGGAAGATCATTGGTACATGCTGCGGATTCGTCCGTATCGCACGACTGAAAATCAGATCGACGGCGTAGTGTTGGTATTGCTCGATATTGATGCCCTGAAGCGCAGTGCCTCCACGCTAGAAGCAGCCCGGAATTATGCAGAAGCAATTGTAGAAACAGTGCAAGTGCCGCTGCTCGTGCTGGAATCTGATTTTCGGGTAACCCAAGCCAACCGAGCGTTCTATAAAACGTTTCAGATGGTGCCCCCCAAAACTGTCCAAGTGCTGCTGTTTGATTTGGGCAACGGTCACTGGAACATCCCCGGATTGCAAGCGCTCCTGGAAGATATTCTGATTAATGATACGAGTCTTCAGAACTTTGAAGTGAAGCATGATTTTGAGCGGATTGGGCCCAAAGTCATGTTGCTCAATGGTTGGAAGATTGTTCAAGACGGGGAAGCTCAACAAATTTTGCTGTCGGTTGAAGATATTACCGAGCGTAAGCAGTTTGAAGCCGAGCGATCTCAGCTCCTGAACCAGGAACAGTCTGCCCGTCAAGAAGCAGAGGCTGCGAACCGAGCGAAAGATGAATTTTTATCTAACCTTTCCCATGAACTCCGCAACCCCCTAAATACCATGCTGGGTTGGGCGCAAGTTCTTCGCAATCGCCAGCTAGACCAGTCAACCGTCACTCGTGCCCTAGAAGTGATAGAGCGAAGCGCGCGAGCCCAATCTCAACTGATTGAGGACATGCTGGATATTTCGCGGATTACTAGCGGCAAACTGCACCTCAACACCCAGTCACTGGATCTGGCCTCTGTCGTGGGTGGGGCGATCGAATCTGTTCAACTTACCGCAGAGGGGAAAGCGATTCAAATCGTGTCGCAGCTAAAAGCTGCCACTATTGTGGGCGATCGCGGGCGCTTGCAGCAAGTGCTGTGGAATTTGCTAGCGAACGCCATCAAGTTTACGCCCTCTGGTGGACAGGTAGAAATTAAGTTAGCACCTGTGCAGACTCATGCCGAGATTCAAGTCAGCGATACGGGACAGGGCATTGAGGCAGAATTGCTACCCTACGTTTTTGAGCGCTTTCGTCAAGGAGATGCCAGCACAACTAAAGGTAGTCAGGGGCTAGGTTTGGGCCTGGCCATTGTTCGCCATATTGTAGAGTTGCATGGCGGCACAGTGCAAGCCGAGAGCTCCGGCAAAGGACAAGGAACCACGATGATTGTGAGGTTCCCTCTGCAAACGACGATTCCTTTCGGGAACCCAGTAACATCACCTGAAGCACGTCTGATGCCCTTGGAATTGACTTCGTCGAGCTACTCAGAACCGACAGTCGCGGAGCCTTCAGCCGCTATAAACCAGGAAGTTCTTTTGCTGGCAGGCTTACACGTTTTGGTCGTGGATGACGAAGTAGATATTCTTGACTTAATGAAATACCTGTTGGAAGGCGTGGGGGCACAAGTCGTGGGAGTGACTTCGGTCAGAGAGGCAATCTCGGTTCTAGTTGCCTACCCTAGCGGATATGATGTACTCCTATCAGACATTGGCATGCCAGAGGAAGATGGGCTTTCCCTGATTCGTCAGGTGAGAGAGCTGGATACAGTCACTGGAGGCCAGATTCCGGCAGCCGCCATTACTGCCTATGTCAGCGACCGAGAGCGGCAACAGGCGATCGATGCTGGGTTTCAAATGCATTTAGCGAAACCTGTGGACTCGACCCAATTGATCTCGATGGTGGCAAGTTTGGCTGGACGAGTGGGAGATCAATCGATGTCATCTAGTGAGGCAAGGTGA